The following proteins come from a genomic window of Edaphobacter sp. 4G125:
- a CDS encoding protein-disulfide reductase DsbD family protein: protein MSFRRYLSLSLLLFCVLLTGSSAWAQIPVVGDGGPGPVKAQHLTVEMVSMAPSIAPGGTLDVGLVITLEEKWHVYWINAGDSGEPPRIKWTLPHGITAGPMQFPVPTRLPLGPLMDFGYEDEVAFPVKLTAAKNLKPGPIHLDARVDWLVCREVCIPGKAHLGLNLTIDPKATAPAQPVGALGEALGLLPKPLPEGTKLKITGGKNEFVFDLMTGDRITDAEFYPFDTEQIANAGDQDVEPLSDGVRLRVPRAPELTKLPATLHGVIKLDDETSYEVNSPVVAGEIPRQAGRGAVPAGAKELTVLAAVSLAFFGGIILNLMPCVFPVLFLKGLSLVQSSNEERGRIRRHGLVYTLGILVSFWVIVAALLILRAGGNEAGWGFQLQSPTFLAILSSAIFFFALSLSGLFDIGLSLTSVGGGLAQKQGYTGSFFTGVLATVVATPCTAPFMGAAIGFALAQSGWITFGVFTALALGLAAPYLLLSFQPAWTRLLPRPGAWMEVFKQVTAIIFFGTVIWLAYVYGNLYGSEQGVYHVALLLTCFLLLTIAGWVLGKWPARWSSSIVAVLIAIFALAVPLYQPKQTTLTWQPYSEQALNQARAEGKPVFIDFTAAWCLSCQVNERLVLRSADVQHEFAKNKVLLLKADWTKYDAEITKQLASVGRSGVPTYVIYPVGKGAADVLPELLTKDIVLTALKKDTSHESE from the coding sequence ATGAGTTTTCGGCGTTATCTCAGTCTGTCTCTGCTCCTGTTCTGTGTCTTGTTGACGGGATCGTCTGCCTGGGCCCAGATTCCGGTGGTTGGTGACGGCGGCCCTGGCCCTGTAAAGGCGCAGCACCTGACGGTAGAGATGGTTTCCATGGCACCGTCGATTGCACCCGGCGGAACGCTGGATGTGGGCCTGGTCATTACGCTCGAAGAAAAGTGGCACGTCTACTGGATCAATGCAGGGGATTCGGGGGAACCTCCGCGAATCAAATGGACGCTTCCGCACGGCATCACTGCAGGGCCGATGCAGTTTCCCGTTCCCACGCGGCTTCCTCTGGGGCCGTTGATGGACTTCGGTTATGAGGATGAGGTTGCGTTTCCGGTCAAGCTGACCGCAGCCAAAAATCTAAAACCTGGCCCGATTCATCTGGACGCTCGCGTGGACTGGCTGGTATGCCGCGAGGTCTGCATCCCCGGCAAGGCGCACCTTGGGCTGAATCTGACCATTGATCCAAAGGCGACGGCTCCTGCGCAGCCAGTAGGTGCGCTGGGTGAAGCATTGGGACTTCTTCCCAAGCCGCTTCCTGAAGGAACGAAACTGAAGATCACCGGTGGGAAGAATGAGTTTGTCTTCGACCTGATGACTGGGGATCGGATTACTGACGCGGAGTTCTATCCATTCGATACGGAGCAGATCGCGAATGCAGGCGATCAAGATGTCGAGCCACTTTCGGACGGTGTGCGGCTTCGTGTACCGCGCGCGCCCGAGCTGACGAAACTTCCAGCCACGTTGCATGGAGTGATCAAGCTTGATGACGAGACTTCCTACGAGGTGAATTCTCCAGTGGTTGCAGGAGAGATCCCGCGCCAGGCAGGACGCGGTGCGGTGCCTGCTGGAGCGAAGGAGCTGACGGTACTGGCGGCGGTCAGTCTAGCCTTCTTCGGTGGCATCATTCTGAACCTGATGCCTTGCGTTTTCCCTGTGCTCTTTCTTAAGGGACTTTCGCTGGTGCAATCTTCCAATGAAGAGCGAGGACGCATCCGGCGTCATGGCCTGGTGTACACGCTGGGAATTCTGGTCTCCTTCTGGGTGATTGTTGCGGCGTTACTGATTCTTCGGGCGGGCGGCAACGAGGCTGGCTGGGGTTTCCAATTGCAGTCGCCGACATTCCTCGCCATTCTTTCTTCTGCAATCTTCTTTTTTGCGCTCTCGCTCTCTGGGCTATTTGATATTGGTCTCTCGCTGACCAGTGTCGGCGGGGGGCTGGCGCAGAAGCAAGGCTACACAGGGAGCTTCTTTACTGGAGTGTTGGCCACTGTCGTGGCGACGCCATGCACCGCTCCGTTTATGGGAGCTGCCATCGGCTTTGCTCTCGCGCAGTCCGGTTGGATCACCTTCGGGGTCTTCACTGCGCTGGCGCTTGGTTTGGCAGCACCGTACCTTCTGCTGAGTTTTCAGCCTGCATGGACGCGGCTGCTTCCTCGCCCTGGGGCCTGGATGGAGGTCTTTAAGCAGGTTACGGCGATCATCTTCTTCGGCACCGTTATCTGGCTGGCCTATGTCTACGGCAATCTCTATGGTTCTGAACAGGGTGTCTATCATGTCGCTCTGCTGCTAACGTGCTTCTTGTTGCTTACCATCGCGGGATGGGTCTTGGGCAAGTGGCCTGCGCGCTGGTCCAGCTCGATCGTTGCGGTACTGATTGCAATTTTTGCTCTGGCGGTTCCGCTCTATCAGCCGAAGCAGACAACGCTAACGTGGCAGCCCTACTCAGAGCAGGCGCTCAATCAGGCTCGCGCAGAGGGTAAACCTGTGTTCATCGACTTTACAGCAGCATGGTGCCTGAGCTGCCAGGTCAATGAGCGGCTGGTACTACGATCGGCGGATGTGCAGCATGAGTTTGCGAAGAACAAGGTGTTGCTGCTCAAGGCAGACTGGACCAAGTACGACGCGGAGATCACGAAGCAACTCGCTTCTGTCGGTCGAAGCGGAGTCCCAACTTACGTAATCTATCCTGTCGGCAAGGGAGCGGCAGACGTACTGCCGGAACTGTTGACGAAGGACATTGTTTTGACTGCCCTGAAAAAGGATACGAGTCATGAGTCAGAGTGA
- a CDS encoding YybH family protein, which yields MSQSDEQQIRTVIDAWIKASREGDLATVMSLMTDDVVFLTPGNAPMRREDFAAASNSMTGKIKIDGSSEIQEITVTGDLAICWNRLEIVATPLEGDGTPVKRKGSTLSVFRRGQDGKWRIWRDANMLGPASPA from the coding sequence ATGAGTCAGAGTGATGAACAGCAGATTCGGACTGTGATCGATGCTTGGATCAAAGCATCCCGTGAGGGAGATCTGGCCACGGTGATGAGTCTGATGACAGATGACGTCGTCTTTCTTACACCGGGTAATGCACCAATGCGGCGTGAGGACTTTGCAGCTGCTTCAAACTCGATGACCGGCAAAATCAAAATAGATGGTTCGTCTGAAATTCAGGAGATTACCGTTACAGGTGATCTCGCCATCTGTTGGAACCGGCTTGAGATTGTCGCGACTCCTTTGGAGGGCGATGGGACGCCGGTCAAGCGAAAAGGAAGTACTCTCTCGGTCTTTCGTCGTGGACAAGATGGGAAATGGCGCATCTGGCGTGACGCCAATATGTTAGGTCCTGCCTCACCAGCCTAG
- a CDS encoding thioredoxin family protein has product MSRCRLFSLFLAAASFPLLAITPGGQAPDFKGTDSNGVIHTLSQYRGKYVVLEWANRGCPYDQKHYLSGNMEALQKQWTDKGVVWLSVLSSAPGEQGNVTPTEENEYLKKMKAAPTAALLDPEGNIARLYQAKTTPHMFVINPQGKLIYQGAIDDKPTTDQADIKTAHNYLNDALNASMSGKPVPVASTRPYGCSVKYKD; this is encoded by the coding sequence ATGTCCCGTTGCCGCCTTTTCTCCCTCTTTCTTGCCGCAGCATCGTTTCCCCTCTTAGCCATCACCCCGGGAGGTCAGGCCCCGGACTTTAAGGGCACTGATTCCAATGGTGTGATCCATACCTTGTCGCAATATCGCGGAAAGTATGTGGTGCTGGAATGGGCGAATCGCGGATGCCCCTACGATCAGAAGCATTATCTGAGCGGCAACATGGAGGCACTGCAAAAGCAGTGGACGGACAAGGGTGTCGTCTGGCTATCGGTGCTCTCGTCTGCTCCTGGCGAGCAAGGGAATGTCACTCCGACCGAAGAGAATGAGTACCTGAAGAAGATGAAGGCCGCTCCTACAGCGGCGTTGCTCGATCCAGAAGGGAACATTGCGCGGCTCTACCAGGCCAAAACAACGCCGCATATGTTTGTGATCAATCCGCAGGGCAAGCTGATCTACCAGGGCGCAATTGATGACAAGCCGACGACCGATCAGGCCGACATTAAAACGGCCCACAATTATCTGAACGATGCTCTGAATGCGTCGATGTCGGGTAAACCGGTTCCTGTGGCAAGTACGCGCCCGTATGGTTGCTCAGTGAAGTACAAGGACTAA
- a CDS encoding replication-associated recombination protein A has translation MSLFDSTPLAAASQAPRQAPLAERMRPRTLEEYVGQEHLLGPGKPLRVAIENDDATSMIFWGPPGTGKTTLAKIIAQRTQSTFIEFSAVLSGIKEIKQVMADAEKASHMGSRTILFVDEIHRFNKAQQDAFLPYVERGTIRLIGATTENPSFEIIAALLSRCRVYTLKSLTEEQIVSLLRRALTDPDRGLGSWGIAADDDALTTIASYSSGDARNSLNALEVAVRLAQGRKEHLLTKDLAAEALQQRVLLYDKQGEQHYDIISALHKSVRNSDPDAALYWMGRMLEAGEDPMYVARRVVRMAVEDIGLAAPEALNLCLSAKDAMHFLGHPEGELALAQAVVYLALAPKSNAVYMAYNMVRGDIQTTAAEPVPLHLRNAPTKLMKELDYGKGYQYAHDVEGRVADMECLPPSLAGRRYYSPTHEGREKLLAQRMEEIARIKADKRK, from the coding sequence ATGAGCCTCTTCGACTCCACCCCGCTCGCCGCGGCCTCTCAGGCCCCCCGCCAGGCACCACTTGCCGAACGGATGCGCCCACGTACCCTAGAAGAATATGTCGGTCAGGAACATCTGCTCGGTCCAGGCAAGCCTCTCCGCGTCGCCATCGAAAACGACGATGCTACTTCGATGATCTTCTGGGGGCCTCCGGGAACCGGCAAAACCACACTCGCCAAGATCATCGCGCAGCGCACGCAATCCACCTTCATTGAGTTCTCCGCCGTTCTCAGCGGCATCAAGGAGATCAAGCAGGTAATGGCCGATGCAGAAAAGGCCTCGCATATGGGCTCGCGTACGATTCTCTTCGTCGACGAGATTCATCGCTTCAATAAAGCCCAGCAGGATGCTTTCCTTCCCTATGTCGAGCGCGGAACGATTCGCCTGATCGGAGCAACAACCGAGAATCCCTCCTTTGAGATCATCGCTGCACTGCTCTCACGCTGCCGCGTCTACACACTCAAATCGCTTACAGAAGAACAAATCGTCTCTTTATTGCGCCGGGCTCTCACCGATCCCGATCGTGGTTTGGGTTCATGGGGAATCGCGGCAGATGACGACGCGCTCACAACCATCGCCTCCTACTCCAGCGGCGATGCACGTAACTCTCTGAATGCTCTTGAGGTCGCAGTTCGGCTCGCGCAGGGGCGCAAAGAACATCTCCTCACAAAAGACCTTGCAGCTGAAGCACTCCAGCAGCGCGTTCTGCTTTACGACAAGCAGGGTGAACAACATTACGACATCATCTCGGCGCTGCACAAGAGCGTACGCAACTCCGATCCAGATGCAGCGCTCTACTGGATGGGACGAATGCTTGAGGCTGGCGAAGATCCTATGTATGTTGCTCGACGTGTGGTGCGCATGGCCGTAGAAGACATCGGCCTCGCTGCTCCGGAGGCGCTCAATCTCTGCCTCTCCGCGAAAGATGCGATGCACTTCCTCGGGCATCCTGAAGGTGAGCTCGCACTCGCTCAGGCAGTCGTTTATCTTGCCCTTGCACCCAAGTCCAATGCCGTCTACATGGCCTACAACATGGTTCGTGGCGACATTCAGACGACTGCCGCCGAACCTGTCCCATTGCACTTGCGCAATGCTCCAACGAAGTTGATGAAGGAGCTGGACTATGGCAAGGGATATCAATATGCCCACGATGTTGAAGGCCGCGTCGCCGACATGGAGTGTTTGCCGCCTTCGCTCGCGGGCCGACGTTACTACTCCCCAACGCATGAGGGCCGAGAAAAGCTCCTGGCTCAGCGCATGGAAGAAATTGCTCGCATCAAGGCTGACAAGCGGAAGTAG
- a CDS encoding TrmH family RNA methyltransferase, with amino-acid sequence MAVTATVITSRTNPRVKQLRAAFTGSDRLSEGLIAIEGHHLLEEAIRSGITPKTIFLIERQKITIVPPATAEVLHLSSDVFASAVETRSPQGIAALIEPPAYSLENLLDRQISPLFVITAGLQDPGNLGTIVRSAEAFGATGVLTTPGTVSPWNQKALRASAGSIFRVPVVSATEEEIAALQTAHSLRLFAAVSAAHDEGVLSANATDLRQPCAILIGNEGAGLAPEWLAMSTARITIPCPGPVESLNAAIAASLLLYEASRQRSSAAPSATETIPGPLRRRPTGATR; translated from the coding sequence ATGGCCGTAACAGCAACCGTGATCACCAGCCGAACCAACCCTCGCGTCAAACAGCTGCGTGCAGCTTTTACAGGAAGCGATCGCCTCTCCGAGGGATTAATTGCGATCGAAGGCCATCATCTTCTGGAAGAGGCCATCCGTAGCGGAATTACTCCCAAGACGATCTTCCTCATCGAACGACAGAAGATCACGATTGTACCCCCTGCAACAGCGGAGGTCCTGCATCTCTCCTCCGATGTCTTTGCCAGCGCAGTGGAGACTCGATCTCCACAAGGTATCGCCGCGTTGATCGAGCCACCGGCATACAGCCTCGAGAACCTTCTGGATCGCCAGATTTCCCCGCTGTTCGTCATCACAGCTGGCCTGCAGGATCCCGGCAATCTTGGAACGATCGTCCGCTCTGCAGAGGCATTTGGTGCCACAGGCGTGTTGACAACACCGGGCACGGTCAGCCCCTGGAACCAGAAGGCCCTGCGCGCCAGCGCGGGCAGCATCTTTCGTGTCCCTGTCGTCTCTGCCACGGAAGAGGAGATTGCCGCGCTGCAAACGGCGCACAGTCTCCGCCTTTTTGCTGCCGTAAGCGCAGCCCATGATGAGGGAGTTCTTTCTGCCAATGCAACGGACCTGCGGCAGCCATGCGCCATCCTGATCGGCAACGAAGGCGCCGGTCTTGCACCGGAGTGGCTGGCGATGTCCACGGCACGCATCACGATTCCCTGTCCGGGTCCGGTAGAGAGTCTGAACGCAGCTATCGCCGCCTCGTTACTACTCTATGAGGCCTCGCGTCAGCGCTCGTCTGCGGCTCCTTCCGCCACTGAAACCATCCCCGGGCCGCTCCGTCGCCGTCCTACAGGAGCGACCCGATGA
- a CDS encoding L-threonylcarbamoyladenylate synthase — protein MTAETLRIHPDEPEPELVSQVAARLHAGQVVALPTDTFYGLAVDPVNLRAVDRIYELKSRARHKPLSLLIHDVAQAYELARGLDTAFDRLAERFWPGPLTLVVKAGSKLPLRVTANTGNVALRVPEAAIPRAVVESLGLPITATSANLFGMPECTYANGVREQLGNKIPLIVDGGPTARSVATTIVDLSGGGSSWMILREGAIPTHEIALTLQR, from the coding sequence TTGACGGCCGAGACACTTCGCATTCATCCAGATGAGCCAGAACCTGAGCTTGTCTCTCAGGTGGCAGCGCGGCTTCATGCCGGTCAAGTTGTGGCTCTGCCGACCGATACTTTTTATGGTCTGGCGGTTGATCCGGTGAACCTCCGTGCGGTAGATCGTATCTATGAGCTGAAGTCCAGAGCGCGGCATAAGCCGCTGTCATTGCTGATCCATGATGTTGCGCAGGCGTACGAGCTGGCACGAGGATTGGATACGGCCTTCGACCGTCTGGCGGAACGCTTCTGGCCAGGCCCGTTGACTCTTGTAGTAAAGGCGGGCTCCAAGCTGCCTTTGCGAGTGACGGCCAATACGGGCAACGTCGCTTTGCGCGTTCCCGAGGCTGCGATTCCTCGCGCGGTGGTGGAATCGCTCGGATTGCCCATTACGGCAACCTCGGCAAATCTCTTCGGCATGCCGGAGTGTACCTATGCCAATGGCGTTCGAGAGCAGCTGGGGAACAAGATTCCTCTGATTGTGGATGGTGGCCCCACGGCGCGCTCTGTCGCAACGACAATTGTCGATCTTTCAGGTGGCGGAAGTTCATGGATGATTCTGAGAGAGGGCGCAATCCCGACACACGAGATTGCTCTGACTCTACAACGCTGA
- a CDS encoding YdcF family protein, with the protein MRGRYTRSSYQVMIVPSTNLRGRRHSTEWVVLRSLLISFFVIAVAWSVYVVQQISEVAGQDEAQKADAIAVFGAAEYRGRPSPTLHFRLDHAVDLYRIKIAPIVITLGGGGDKDSGNTEGGVGRDYLLAHGIPFGNIIAETRSTDTEQQVRRLAAIARDFNLHHIVVVSDGTHLFRIRELCQSVGLDVYTSPRATIGHIGQWDLAMRYAHEVLSYTAWKLHLNIGWLRRGFSGDDDF; encoded by the coding sequence ATGAGAGGGAGATACACTCGAAGTTCCTACCAGGTCATGATTGTTCCGAGCACGAATCTACGCGGCAGAAGACACTCTACGGAGTGGGTCGTGTTGCGCAGTCTGTTGATTTCTTTCTTCGTGATTGCGGTCGCATGGTCGGTGTATGTCGTTCAGCAGATCTCCGAGGTCGCCGGACAGGACGAAGCACAGAAGGCCGATGCCATTGCGGTCTTTGGAGCCGCCGAGTATCGGGGACGGCCTTCGCCCACGCTGCATTTCCGTTTGGACCATGCGGTTGATCTTTATCGGATAAAGATTGCTCCCATTGTGATTACTCTTGGTGGTGGTGGAGATAAGGATTCCGGAAATACCGAAGGTGGGGTAGGCCGCGATTATCTGCTGGCCCACGGAATTCCATTTGGAAACATCATCGCCGAGACCAGGTCAACGGACACGGAACAACAGGTGCGTAGACTGGCTGCGATTGCCCGCGATTTTAACCTGCACCATATTGTGGTGGTCTCCGATGGCACACATCTGTTTCGCATCCGTGAGCTTTGTCAGAGCGTAGGTCTGGATGTGTACACCTCGCCTCGGGCGACCATCGGCCACATCGGCCAGTGGGATCTTGCGATGCGCTACGCCCATGAGGTGCTGAGCTACACCGCGTGGAAGCTGCATCTGAATATCGGGTGGCTGCGGAGAGGGTTCTCCGGAGACGACGATTTCTAA
- a CDS encoding DUF92 domain-containing protein, translating into MQPIPKSISAIRDRSQSRLLLWVVGPLLVLGAVMPLLAALRLSLPLWPLAMPLILSAVFASGVYLVRAATLGATAIGFLICFILAQSPLAWSRYLPDQDPHLLIGALLTVFVLTFAATRYKQHQKEIRGLSESRRGRSASQIVANLGIAGLFAAAGRYDGCIAALAEAAADTVSSEIGQASGIPARLITTGRRVPSGTDGGITLPGTIAGLIAAAIVVAASALRHPLWPTQAGLWAAAAAGFLFDSLLGATIERRGWLGNDLVNFSSTLLAALLATLLH; encoded by the coding sequence ATGCAGCCAATACCAAAATCCATCTCCGCGATCCGGGATCGAAGCCAATCCCGCCTCCTGCTCTGGGTCGTCGGTCCCCTGCTTGTGCTGGGAGCGGTCATGCCACTGTTGGCGGCGCTGCGACTGTCTCTTCCACTCTGGCCTCTGGCCATGCCGCTTATCCTCAGTGCGGTGTTTGCAAGCGGGGTCTATCTTGTCCGGGCCGCTACCCTCGGCGCCACTGCCATAGGGTTTCTGATCTGCTTCATCCTTGCCCAATCTCCGCTGGCCTGGTCCCGGTATCTGCCGGATCAGGATCCGCACCTTCTGATCGGCGCTCTGCTCACCGTCTTTGTGCTGACCTTTGCTGCAACCCGATATAAACAACATCAAAAAGAGATTCGTGGCCTCTCCGAGTCGCGTCGCGGCAGAAGCGCCTCACAGATTGTCGCAAACCTTGGCATAGCCGGACTTTTTGCCGCAGCCGGTCGATACGATGGCTGCATCGCCGCCCTGGCGGAGGCCGCCGCCGACACGGTCTCCTCAGAGATCGGTCAGGCCTCAGGCATTCCGGCCCGCCTGATCACAACAGGCCGCAGAGTGCCTTCTGGAACGGACGGAGGCATCACCCTCCCCGGAACCATCGCGGGCCTGATCGCCGCAGCTATTGTCGTTGCTGCTAGCGCACTGCGGCATCCGCTCTGGCCTACCCAGGCCGGTTTGTGGGCAGCCGCGGCAGCCGGATTCTTATTTGACAGCCTTCTGGGAGCCACGATCGAACGCCGGGGATGGCTTGGCAATGATCTAGTGAACTTCAGCTCCACCTTGTTGGCCGCGCTGCTTGCTACCTTATTGCACTGA
- a CDS encoding YncE family protein, translating to MHLGRIAAEGTPQAQSHRRSRWSRIKSFSVFTLAMASLGFVAGCGNTYRPVVSSINPVGPAAQPQKFAIVISDPGSNLPGLVTIVDFSGDTVLVTANTGVSPYFLMLNASGTTGYTLNQDHTMTSFDISTSLQTRDMVQTTLFTNANPNSIFSDSTALFLTEAGRNAVAQFGGTTPALVQELSVDPGYTPVYIAGYSGSPRAYVISQNASGGAGQVAAIEMSSKTISTRIPVGTNPVYGVMTADGKRAFIMNKGDNTVSVINAQTNQMDAVPAPAVNPIPVGIAPIWADIAATRNELVVANEGDGTSKGSVSIINIPLCSAIALPGNPNCDPNNPIDANGFGQVLATVPVGVDPQMVAVLQDGSRAYIVNRADSTVSVVNLTTNTVTATIPVPATPHPNFISAINGTPTGKVYVTSPESDHMTIIRTDTDIVETTIPLQGKGVMVRTQLP from the coding sequence TTGCATCTAGGAAGAATCGCAGCAGAAGGAACCCCTCAGGCTCAGAGCCACCGGCGTTCGAGATGGTCTCGTATCAAGTCATTCTCCGTCTTTACCCTCGCGATGGCCTCTCTTGGTTTCGTCGCAGGGTGCGGGAACACCTATCGCCCTGTAGTGTCAAGTATCAACCCTGTAGGGCCGGCAGCTCAGCCGCAAAAGTTTGCCATTGTGATTTCTGATCCAGGATCGAACCTCCCGGGACTGGTTACAATTGTCGATTTCTCCGGTGATACGGTTCTGGTGACTGCAAATACAGGTGTCTCCCCTTACTTTTTGATGTTGAATGCATCGGGTACGACTGGCTACACCCTGAACCAAGACCATACAATGACCAGCTTCGATATCTCGACCAGCTTGCAGACTCGTGACATGGTCCAGACGACGCTCTTCACCAACGCCAATCCGAATAGCATCTTTTCGGATTCAACTGCGTTGTTCCTGACGGAAGCAGGGCGAAATGCCGTTGCCCAGTTCGGAGGAACGACTCCGGCACTGGTCCAGGAGCTGTCCGTCGATCCCGGATATACTCCGGTCTACATTGCTGGATATTCAGGGTCTCCTCGAGCCTATGTGATCAGCCAGAATGCGAGTGGTGGAGCCGGCCAGGTGGCAGCGATTGAGATGTCGAGCAAGACGATCTCGACCAGAATTCCTGTTGGAACCAACCCGGTCTACGGTGTGATGACTGCTGACGGAAAGCGCGCCTTCATTATGAACAAGGGCGACAATACGGTTTCGGTGATCAACGCGCAAACCAACCAGATGGATGCTGTTCCTGCTCCTGCGGTCAATCCCATCCCTGTGGGGATCGCGCCGATCTGGGCTGACATCGCTGCGACCCGCAACGAACTGGTGGTCGCCAATGAAGGCGACGGTACTTCCAAGGGATCAGTCAGCATCATCAACATTCCACTCTGCTCCGCGATTGCTCTGCCGGGCAATCCGAACTGCGATCCGAACAACCCGATCGATGCGAACGGCTTCGGCCAGGTGTTGGCCACGGTGCCAGTCGGTGTGGATCCGCAGATGGTGGCGGTACTTCAGGACGGTTCCCGTGCTTATATCGTGAACCGCGCGGACAGTACAGTCTCGGTCGTGAATCTGACGACGAATACCGTTACAGCAACGATTCCTGTTCCCGCGACGCCCCATCCGAACTTCATCTCGGCTATCAACGGAACCCCGACTGGAAAGGTGTACGTAACCTCTCCTGAATCCGACCATATGACGATCATTCGCACCGACACCGATATCGTCGAGACGACAATTCCGTTGCAGGGCAAGGGAGTTATGGTCCGGACGCAGCTTCCCTAA
- a CDS encoding anti-sigma factor, whose product MNTTFHYEAADLALFTMQLLGADEHTAVEEHLSQCAFCRQELSRVQGDLTTYTSALDPQLPAGAVRERILRRAGREKKFPTPVLVKPAVSDDTFQPADLPVEPDLTFATRRGPQDAPFTTRRQSAATADLPEPRFDNPLRTALFWMGWIAATGLGVAWFQAYRSHPVGQPSALISHHESRTDNSSDAKQIFDTLKDPAAQQVLLSSPSAEASGPAPQGRVIYSASRGVLLFFASNMPAPEAGKTYELWLIPAEGGDPMPAGTFSPDAQGNVRLVLSSLAKRSEAKAFGVTLEEGPSQSPTMPIVLAGN is encoded by the coding sequence ATGAATACAACGTTCCACTACGAAGCCGCAGACCTTGCCTTGTTCACCATGCAACTTCTTGGGGCTGACGAGCACACAGCGGTCGAAGAACATCTCTCCCAGTGCGCCTTTTGTCGTCAGGAGCTTTCACGAGTGCAGGGAGACCTGACGACCTATACTTCGGCCCTGGATCCTCAGTTGCCTGCGGGCGCGGTCCGCGAACGCATCCTTCGCCGCGCAGGGCGGGAGAAGAAGTTCCCCACTCCAGTGCTGGTAAAGCCTGCTGTCAGCGACGACACCTTCCAGCCCGCCGATCTTCCCGTAGAGCCGGACCTCACCTTCGCAACCCGTCGCGGTCCGCAGGATGCTCCTTTCACGACGCGAAGACAAAGTGCTGCCACCGCCGATCTACCAGAACCTCGATTCGATAATCCGCTTCGTACGGCCTTGTTCTGGATGGGATGGATAGCTGCCACCGGCCTCGGCGTTGCCTGGTTTCAGGCCTATCGATCGCACCCGGTAGGTCAACCAAGCGCCTTGATTTCTCACCACGAGAGCCGCACAGACAACTCCTCAGACGCAAAGCAGATCTTCGACACGCTGAAAGATCCTGCAGCGCAGCAGGTCCTGCTCTCTTCCCCCTCTGCTGAAGCATCGGGACCTGCCCCGCAGGGACGCGTGATCTATAGTGCCAGCCGAGGCGTCCTGCTCTTCTTCGCCAGCAATATGCCGGCTCCTGAGGCAGGAAAGACCTACGAGCTATGGCTAATTCCTGCTGAGGGTGGCGATCCCATGCCTGCGGGAACTTTCTCTCCAGATGCGCAGGGTAATGTCCGCCTTGTTCTTTCTTCACTCGCAAAAAGGAGCGAAGCAAAGGCCTTTGGAGTGACGCTGGAAGAAGGCCCGTCTCAAAGCCCGACGATGCCGATCGTTCTTGCCGGAAACTAA
- a CDS encoding sigma-70 family RNA polymerase sigma factor has translation MEAPPVAPTQQEDMMLLEQVARGEAYALAALYDRYSEMIYAVALRVLRHPTAAEELLEDLFVEIWRSPENISLTRRVSLGAYLIITARNRAIAMLRRRPQSSSSTLAPLLVYDLANETERAVLAEKASFTVANLPRKQRKLFEMALYDGLSLRELAEVSAEPIPLLKGTITDVLFSLREANWV, from the coding sequence ATGGAAGCTCCTCCTGTCGCCCCAACACAACAGGAGGACATGATGCTACTGGAACAGGTCGCTCGCGGCGAAGCATACGCCCTGGCTGCGCTTTACGACCGTTATAGCGAAATGATCTACGCCGTGGCTCTCCGGGTGCTACGCCATCCGACAGCGGCTGAGGAACTGCTTGAAGACCTCTTCGTAGAGATATGGCGCTCTCCGGAAAATATCTCGCTCACTCGACGCGTCAGCCTGGGAGCGTACCTGATTATCACGGCCAGGAACAGAGCGATCGCCATGCTCCGGAGAAGACCTCAATCTTCCTCCAGCACACTCGCTCCATTGCTTGTGTACGATCTTGCAAACGAAACAGAGAGAGCTGTTCTGGCGGAAAAGGCTTCTTTCACGGTGGCGAATCTACCGCGGAAACAGCGAAAGCTCTTCGAGATGGCTTTGTATGATGGACTCAGCCTGCGAGAGCTGGCTGAGGTCTCCGCTGAGCCTATTCCTCTTCTCAAAGGAACGATCACGGATGTTCTATTTTCCTTGAGAGAAGCTAACTGGGTATGA